A window of Parvularculales bacterium contains these coding sequences:
- the purQ gene encoding phosphoribosylformylglycinamidine synthase subunit PurQ: MKAAVIVFPGSNCDRDVAVCLAETTGQAPAMVWHREATLPECDVIVLPGGFSYGDYLRAGAIAAHSPIMKDVTHHARKGMPVLGICNGFQVLTETGLLPGLLMRNAHLKFVCRSVFLRVEATRDPFTQGYNPGDIVAMPVAHHDGNYYADEVTLDRLEGEQRILFRYCDEVGAPTPAGNPNGSARNIAGITNETGTIVGLMPHPERGYDPVLGDVGGHPLFASLMETLS; encoded by the coding sequence ATGAAGGCAGCCGTGATTGTTTTTCCCGGCTCTAATTGTGACCGCGATGTGGCCGTTTGTCTTGCTGAAACCACTGGTCAGGCGCCTGCTATGGTGTGGCATAGAGAGGCAACCCTGCCTGAGTGTGATGTAATTGTTTTGCCGGGTGGTTTTTCTTACGGTGATTATCTACGCGCCGGTGCTATAGCAGCTCACAGCCCCATCATGAAAGACGTTACTCACCACGCCCGCAAGGGTATGCCGGTTTTGGGCATTTGCAATGGCTTTCAGGTTTTAACCGAAACGGGCCTTTTGCCCGGGCTGCTGATGCGCAATGCTCATCTTAAGTTTGTTTGCCGTAGTGTGTTCTTACGGGTAGAAGCTACCCGCGACCCGTTCACACAGGGTTACAACCCGGGAGATATTGTCGCCATGCCTGTAGCCCACCATGATGGCAACTATTATGCCGATGAGGTGACCCTTGACCGGTTGGAAGGAGAACAACGTATCCTTTTTCGTTATTGTGATGAGGTCGGTGCACCAACACCGGCAGGGAATCCCAATGGATCAGCACGTAATATTGCAGGCATTACTAATGAAACTGGTACGATTGTAGGCCTCATGCCCCATCCGGAACGGGGGTACGACCCGGTCTTGGGTGACGTTGGCGGGCATCCCCTGTTTGCCAGTTTGATGGAGACCCTATCATGA